From Rhodovulum sulfidophilum DSM 1374, one genomic window encodes:
- a CDS encoding autotransporter outer membrane beta-barrel domain-containing protein, which produces MVLFTEAGLGRSEGVRRPFSPQFRKILRQALRSTTALAAGLTLGAAAAGADTFHWTGTAEDGFWANPENWQDAMGDPIEGDAPGLDGMPAGIVLGEAATGTIGLEAGRATLSALELTDNSGTALTDGTLAFSLPEGASGTAARLTVAGSGDFMGESLAFDLEDDLLVEASVDTGLAGNVSGTGALRLRAAGDSEITLSGRNSQTGGTVIEAGTVAATGGEALSEAGAVTLAGGIDGRAASVLRIEQDETVGGLASAEGARGGLELAGGSLTVSGGPASSFGLGISGSGGLAVGDGADLTLAAANSYEGGTVVSGGALSVTAGGSLGSGDVSVADGSLLTYGAALGADQTVTLGDGGLWTLAGDETVGGLDGTGTADLGGNRLDIALPGTETLAFAGSLKGGTDSLLALTGGGEYMLTGSLSDYRGGFRIEAGRLGLSDAGGALNDNALTLAGGTLVADLENAFGGTIATEAGSTSTITAAAGTTLSLTGGMALAGDLSFTAEGEDAEIGLKMASVTLQEGVSLGFDRARFKIGSEAAAGMFAADGGTRLGAEAVLDLAGHDVGIAALTGSGRILTDSGDAVLGLGDGTDFGGVLADGAAGRLSLETDGTVRLTGDNSLTGGTSVTGGSLTLAGGGTLGDIEIASAGRFVLEDGSAGSVVNSGTGSSNAGTIAALTQKAGSFANSGTVSGATSVEGGDLSNTGTLSDDVSVSGGSLSSSGSIGGKLDLSEGEARIDGSVSGAVDVSGGSLDAGKGSALKSGLGVSGGSAETAGTVLGGVSVTGGRYDNSGNVSGGLDLADGSVGNTGTIGGAVTVGGGTLTNGGTLSDDVSVSGGSLSSSGSIGGTLDVSEGEARIDGSVTGAVDVSGGSLEAGRDSALKGGLGVSGGSAETAGTVSGGVSVTGGRYDNSGSVSGGLDLADGTVGNTGTIGGEVTVGGGTLTNGGTLSGDVSVSGGSLSSSGSIGGDLDVTGGTATNSGWVGGKSSVGSGGVLVSEGGRFGDDLTIQGDTGSGAGTLRLSGTTTVAGDVTNDGNIETAGGKDTALNLTDGGGFTNNGSITVEDGSLTVAADTITISDGASMKGDIDFVGAVVNKGELDLENDLRDTLRTDEDGVTRIVASLDGAGNDVENAGRLELGEDLSFTGVGEVSNSGTVEIGANGRLQAERIGNAGRLNLGAGAALEGTGNTLENTGTITVGDGGSVTDAGAIENRETGLIEFTGGGTLASDSDASGDEPIRNAGRIVTTDDGDDTITLGGANPNLLENLASGSLEIGDSDSVIGSATTLDNAGSVTIGTGSTLELAALATAAGGSLTNNGMLKAGSVTSAGSLTNNAGAEIASDVTSSGSLSNAGTISGDLSVTGGTATNSGSLQDVSVSGGALTVTAGSLTGLSVSGGSASLEGGSLSGDLEVSGGAADVDVAVGGTADVTGGRLTIGADGSVAELTTVGSAGSLDTAGTLASLTSAGQVENSGTITGDVAASGGTFLSSGTVSGDVAATGGALASVSGRIDGALTAGSGSEARVTGDLALGGGLGIDAGGKFDLRSGTVTMAEDTDAVNDGTAIIGDGTLKGGTGGSFRNRDGGQLSVTGTGRLETDLVNADGAGAEIDGTIAGAVENDGEIALGGTIDGALGNDGTVRVAADDTAGITGAIAGLGSYLVEGRLDFGGSFDLGREGETEGRLALGENATVSGDLVTSYGTVTLADGSRLEADLVSSGQLTASGSATVDGDLTLSDGAVLSLSDGTADDRLDVTGDARLNGTIGMDIDLTDGAQSADAIHIDGVASGNVLLAFNDLTTGDYGQIRDRLDLLSYGSDGGLSVRSSGLPTSGSILYRLDRNAGGDGWGLISGANPALGGLSSGLALTQSLIGSVVNRPTSPYVSGLASTEGSPCGWGSWGRAMGGKATASGNSHTALGSFSTEIDASYGGVQAGLDYSCFDGGEDGWNLSFGTIFGLNDGSIKQPVYLFDPNTGTVNQGIQTSRNHTDFQQLYGGAYIGASRGRFFADLQVTVNETEFDLENKAAAGAYGERLGVDDQSYDSTGHTVSGTVGYAFPLGEESGFSLIPSLGFSVSRTKSDDLYFSNDPGDDADDGVLKFDPINNEVGFASVTLSRSRVLPSGVSVLNGFATATAYHDFSDRSVAKYYELDSSGAPLGAPLVSENDGLGNYGELSAGFNYTRILGKGQAGAARQMDASVRVDSRFGDDLDGWGVTAQMRFQF; this is translated from the coding sequence GCTGACCGACGGCACGCTGGCCTTTTCCCTGCCCGAGGGCGCCTCCGGGACGGCGGCGCGGCTGACCGTCGCGGGCAGCGGCGATTTCATGGGCGAGTCGCTGGCTTTCGACCTCGAGGACGATCTGCTGGTCGAGGCCTCGGTCGATACCGGGCTGGCGGGCAATGTTTCCGGCACCGGGGCGCTGCGGCTGCGGGCGGCCGGGGACAGCGAGATCACGCTGTCGGGTCGCAACAGCCAGACCGGCGGCACCGTGATCGAGGCCGGAACGGTGGCCGCGACCGGCGGTGAGGCGCTGTCCGAGGCCGGTGCCGTGACCCTTGCGGGCGGGATCGACGGCCGCGCGGCCTCGGTGCTGCGGATCGAACAGGACGAGACCGTGGGCGGGCTGGCGTCGGCCGAGGGCGCCCGGGGCGGGCTCGAGCTTGCGGGTGGCAGCCTGACGGTGTCGGGTGGCCCCGCCTCCAGCTTCGGGCTCGGGATCTCGGGCTCGGGCGGGCTGGCCGTCGGCGACGGCGCCGATCTGACGCTGGCCGCGGCGAACAGCTATGAGGGCGGCACGGTCGTCTCGGGCGGGGCGCTGTCGGTGACGGCGGGCGGCAGCCTCGGTTCGGGCGATGTGTCGGTCGCCGATGGCAGCCTTCTGACCTATGGCGCGGCGCTTGGCGCGGATCAGACCGTGACGCTGGGCGATGGCGGGCTCTGGACGCTGGCGGGCGACGAGACCGTGGGCGGGCTTGACGGCACGGGCACGGCCGATCTGGGCGGAAACAGGCTCGATATCGCCCTGCCCGGGACCGAGACCCTGGCTTTCGCGGGCAGCCTCAAGGGCGGCACCGACAGCCTGCTGGCTCTGACCGGCGGCGGCGAATACATGCTGACGGGGTCGCTTTCGGACTATCGGGGCGGGTTCAGGATCGAGGCCGGACGGCTGGGTCTTTCCGATGCCGGTGGCGCGCTGAACGACAATGCGCTCACGCTGGCGGGCGGCACGCTGGTCGCCGATCTGGAAAATGCCTTTGGCGGCACGATTGCGACCGAGGCGGGCAGCACAAGCACGATCACTGCCGCCGCGGGCACGACCCTGAGCCTGACCGGCGGGATGGCGCTGGCGGGCGATCTGAGCTTCACGGCCGAGGGCGAGGATGCCGAGATCGGGCTGAAGATGGCGTCGGTGACGCTGCAAGAGGGCGTTTCGCTGGGCTTCGACAGGGCCCGGTTCAAGATCGGCTCGGAGGCCGCGGCGGGGATGTTCGCCGCCGACGGGGGCACCCGGCTGGGGGCCGAGGCGGTGCTGGATCTGGCCGGTCACGATGTCGGGATCGCGGCGCTGACCGGGTCGGGCAGGATCCTGACCGATAGCGGCGATGCCGTTCTCGGCCTGGGCGACGGCACCGATTTCGGCGGCGTTCTGGCCGATGGCGCGGCCGGCCGCCTGTCGCTGGAAACCGACGGCACGGTGCGGCTGACGGGCGACAACAGCCTGACCGGCGGCACCTCGGTCACCGGCGGCAGCCTGACCCTGGCCGGAGGCGGGACGCTGGGCGATATCGAGATCGCCTCGGCCGGGCGCTTCGTGCTGGAGGACGGATCGGCCGGGTCGGTGGTCAACTCGGGGACCGGCAGCTCGAATGCCGGCACGATCGCCGCGCTGACCCAGAAGGCGGGCAGCTTCGCCAACAGCGGCACGGTTTCCGGCGCGACATCCGTCGAAGGCGGGGACCTGAGCAATACCGGCACATTGTCGGACGATGTGTCGGTCTCGGGCGGGTCGCTGTCGTCGAGCGGCAGCATCGGCGGCAAGCTCGATTTGTCGGAGGGCGAGGCCCGGATTGATGGCAGCGTTTCCGGCGCGGTCGATGTCAGCGGGGGCAGCCTCGATGCGGGCAAGGGCAGCGCGCTGAAGAGCGGTCTCGGCGTCTCTGGCGGCAGCGCCGAGACGGCCGGGACGGTCTTGGGCGGGGTGTCCGTGACCGGCGGCCGCTATGACAACAGTGGCAACGTAAGCGGCGGTCTGGATCTCGCGGATGGCTCGGTGGGCAATACCGGCACCATCGGCGGCGCGGTCACGGTCGGCGGCGGCACGCTGACGAATGGCGGCACATTGTCTGACGATGTTTCGGTCTCGGGCGGGTCGCTGTCGTCGAGCGGCAGCATCGGCGGCACGCTCGACGTCTCGGAGGGCGAGGCCCGGATCGATGGCAGCGTTACCGGCGCGGTCGATGTCAGCGGGGGCAGCCTCGAGGCGGGCAGGGACAGCGCGCTGAAGGGCGGTCTCGGCGTCTCGGGCGGCAGCGCCGAGACGGCCGGGACGGTTTCGGGCGGGGTGTCGGTGACCGGCGGCCGCTATGACAACAGCGGCAGCGTGAGCGGTGGTCTGGATCTCGCGGATGGCACGGTCGGCAATACCGGCACCATCGGCGGTGAGGTCACGGTCGGCGGCGGCACGCTGACGAATGGCGGCACGCTGTCGGGCGATGTTTCGGTCTCGGGCGGGTCGCTGTCGTCGAGCGGCAGCATCGGCGGAGATCTCGATGTCACCGGCGGCACGGCGACCAATAGCGGCTGGGTCGGGGGCAAGAGCAGCGTCGGCAGCGGCGGGGTTCTGGTCTCGGAAGGCGGGCGCTTCGGCGACGATCTGACCATTCAGGGCGACACCGGCAGTGGCGCGGGCACCCTGCGGCTGTCGGGCACGACCACGGTGGCGGGCGATGTGACCAATGACGGCAACATCGAGACCGCGGGCGGCAAGGACACCGCGCTGAACCTGACCGATGGCGGCGGCTTCACCAATAATGGCAGCATCACGGTCGAGGACGGGTCTCTGACGGTGGCGGCCGACACCATCACGATCAGCGACGGCGCCTCGATGAAGGGCGATATCGATTTCGTCGGCGCGGTGGTGAACAAGGGCGAGCTCGATCTCGAGAACGACCTCCGGGATACGCTCCGGACCGACGAGGACGGGGTGACGCGGATCGTCGCCTCGCTCGACGGCGCGGGCAACGATGTCGAGAATGCCGGCCGCCTGGAGCTTGGCGAGGACCTGTCCTTTACCGGGGTCGGCGAGGTCTCGAACAGCGGCACGGTCGAGATCGGCGCGAACGGGCGTCTGCAGGCCGAGCGGATCGGGAATGCCGGCCGCCTGAACCTGGGCGCGGGCGCGGCGCTGGAGGGCACCGGCAACACGCTGGAGAATACCGGGACGATCACCGTCGGCGATGGCGGCAGCGTGACCGATGCCGGCGCGATCGAGAACCGCGAGACCGGGCTGATCGAGTTCACCGGCGGCGGCACGCTCGCCTCGGACAGCGATGCGAGCGGCGACGAGCCGATCCGGAATGCCGGTCGGATCGTCACCACCGACGACGGCGATGACACCATCACGCTGGGCGGCGCGAACCCGAATCTGCTGGAAAACCTGGCGAGTGGCAGTCTCGAGATCGGCGACAGCGACAGCGTGATCGGCAGCGCGACCACGCTGGACAATGCCGGATCGGTGACGATCGGCACCGGCTCGACGCTGGAGCTGGCCGCGCTTGCGACCGCGGCGGGTGGCAGCCTGACCAATAACGGGATGCTGAAGGCGGGGTCGGTGACCTCGGCGGGCAGCCTGACCAACAATGCGGGCGCCGAGATCGCCTCCGACGTGACCAGCTCGGGCAGCCTGAGCAATGCCGGCACGATCTCGGGCGATCTGAGCGTGACCGGCGGCACCGCCACCAACAGCGGCAGCCTGCAGGACGTGTCGGTCTCGGGCGGGGCGCTGACGGTGACGGCGGGCAGCCTGACCGGGCTGTCGGTCTCGGGCGGCAGCGCGTCGCTGGAAGGCGGGTCGCTGTCGGGCGATCTCGAGGTCTCGGGCGGTGCGGCGGATGTCGATGTCGCGGTCGGTGGCACGGCGGATGTGACCGGTGGCCGGTTGACGATCGGCGCCGACGGCTCGGTCGCGGAGCTGACCACGGTCGGCAGCGCGGGCAGCCTGGATACGGCGGGAACGCTGGCCTCGCTGACAAGCGCGGGCCAGGTCGAGAATAGCGGCACCATCACCGGCGATGTGGCGGCCTCGGGCGGGACCTTCCTGTCCTCGGGCACGGTATCGGGCGATGTCGCGGCGACGGGCGGGGCGCTGGCCTCGGTCTCGGGGCGGATCGACGGGGCGCTGACGGCCGGAAGCGGCTCGGAGGCGCGGGTGACCGGCGATCTGGCACTTGGCGGCGGTCTCGGCATCGACGCGGGCGGCAAATTCGACCTGCGATCGGGCACCGTGACCATGGCCGAGGACACCGATGCCGTGAATGACGGCACCGCCATCATCGGCGATGGCACGCTGAAGGGCGGGACCGGGGGCAGCTTCCGGAACCGCGACGGCGGCCAGTTGAGCGTGACCGGGACCGGTCGGCTGGAAACGGATCTGGTGAATGCCGACGGCGCGGGGGCCGAGATCGACGGCACCATTGCCGGGGCGGTCGAGAATGACGGCGAGATCGCGCTTGGCGGCACCATCGACGGCGCGCTTGGCAATGACGGGACGGTCAGGGTGGCGGCGGACGATACGGCCGGGATCACCGGCGCCATTGCCGGGCTCGGGTCCTATCTGGTGGAGGGCAGGCTCGATTTCGGCGGCAGCTTCGATCTGGGCCGCGAGGGCGAGACCGAGGGCCGCCTGGCCCTTGGCGAGAATGCCACCGTCAGCGGCGACCTGGTGACGAGCTACGGCACCGTCACGCTGGCCGATGGCAGCCGGCTCGAGGCCGATCTGGTCTCGTCCGGCCAGCTGACGGCCTCGGGCAGCGCGACCGTCGACGGCGATCTGACCCTGTCGGACGGCGCGGTGCTGAGCCTGTCCGACGGCACCGCCGACGACCGTCTCGACGTGACCGGCGATGCCCGGCTGAACGGCACCATCGGGATGGATATCGACCTGACCGATGGCGCCCAGAGCGCCGATGCGATCCATATCGACGGGGTCGCAAGCGGCAATGTGCTGCTGGCCTTCAACGACCTGACCACGGGTGATTACGGCCAGATCAGGGACCGGCTCGACCTGCTGTCCTATGGCTCGGATGGCGGATTGTCGGTCCGCTCCAGCGGCTTGCCCACCAGCGGCAGCATCCTCTACCGGCTTGACCGCAATGCCGGCGGCGACGGCTGGGGGCTGATCTCGGGGGCGAACCCGGCGCTTGGCGGCCTGTCCAGCGGTCTGGCCCTGACCCAGTCGCTGATCGGCTCGGTGGTGAACCGGCCGACCAGCCCCTATGTCTCGGGGCTGGCCTCGACCGAGGGCTCGCCCTGCGGCTGGGGCAGCTGGGGCCGGGCGATGGGCGGGAAGGCCACCGCCAGCGGCAACTCGCATACCGCTCTGGGCAGTTTCTCGACCGAGATCGATGCCAGCTATGGCGGGGTGCAGGCCGGGCTCGATTACAGCTGTTTCGACGGCGGCGAGGATGGCTGGAACCTCAGCTTCGGCACCATTTTCGGGCTCAATGACGGGTCGATCAAGCAGCCGGTCTACCTGTTCGACCCCAATACCGGCACCGTCAACCAGGGCATCCAGACCAGCCGCAACCATACCGACTTCCAGCAGCTTTACGGCGGTGCCTATATCGGCGCCTCCCGGGGCCGGTTCTTCGCCGATCTGCAGGTCACCGTGAACGAGACCGAGTTCGATCTGGAGAACAAGGCGGCCGCGGGTGCCTATGGCGAGCGGCTGGGGGTCGACGACCAGAGCTATGACAGCACCGGTCACACGGTTTCGGGCACGGTGGGCTATGCCTTCCCGCTGGGCGAGGAGAGCGGGTTCAGCCTGATCCCGTCGCTTGGCTTCTCGGTCAGCCGGACCAAGTCGGACGACCTTTACTTCAGCAACGACCCCGGCGATGACGCGGATGACGGGGTGCTGAAATTCGATCCGATCAACAACGAGGTCGGCTTTGCCTCGGTGACGCTGTCGCGCAGCCGGGTGCTGCCCTCGGGGGTCTCGGTTCTGAACGGCTTCGCCACCGCCACGGCCTATCACGACTTCTCAGACCGCTCGGTGGCGAAGTATTACGAGCTCGATTCGAGCGGCGCACCGCTGGGGGCGCCGCTGGTGTCGGAGAATGACGGGCTTGGCAATTATGGCGAGCTCAGTGCGGGGTTCAACTATACCCGCATCCTGGGCAAGGGTCAGGCCGGGGCGGCCCGGCAGATGGACGCGTCGGTTCGGGTCGACAGCCGGTTCGGCGACGATCTGGATGGCTGGGGCGTGACCGCGCAGATGCGGTTCCAGTTCTAG
- the tssK gene encoding type VI secretion system baseplate subunit TssK produces MSRFSKVAWKEGLFLQPHHLQQADRHLEHLIRAQVAALSPYPWGLAELRFDRDMLQQGRIGLLAAAGTMPDGTAFEAPGASPLPVAAEVPEDGAGLDVWLTLPDAPVDGQEVAPAAADAATRYVLGRETVADNAAAARSEQVLEVAHPRLELALRKTPRPGYQCLRLGRVLDLRDGIVTLDDRVPPTALRLAVHPAYDGYLGRVIGWIESKLDTLARYAADPSSGGGMQAGDYLMLMLLNRELPVLRHLKSMASVHPERLYEKLVGLAGELATFDQGERRAPAYEAYRHDDPKASFPPVVADIQRLLARDVGRAVRLPLQEVRANSYAALINDRNLFAQATFVLEVSSGLPLAEVQQQFPQLCKVGPSTQMKTIINNNLPGIGLVHLPNPPRQIRVVSTNVYFLLDRSTPLWSEFSSAPAIGMHFAGNWPDLKLELWAVPEGA; encoded by the coding sequence ATGTCCCGTTTCAGCAAGGTCGCCTGGAAAGAAGGTTTGTTCCTGCAGCCGCATCACCTGCAGCAGGCCGACCGCCATCTCGAGCATCTGATCCGCGCGCAGGTGGCCGCGCTGTCGCCCTATCCCTGGGGTCTGGCCGAGCTGCGTTTCGATCGCGACATGCTGCAACAGGGCCGGATCGGGCTGTTGGCGGCCGCGGGCACGATGCCCGACGGCACCGCCTTCGAGGCTCCCGGCGCCTCGCCGCTGCCGGTCGCGGCCGAGGTGCCCGAGGACGGGGCCGGGCTCGATGTCTGGCTGACCCTGCCCGATGCGCCGGTCGACGGCCAGGAGGTCGCCCCCGCCGCCGCCGATGCCGCCACCCGCTATGTGCTGGGCCGCGAGACGGTGGCCGACAATGCCGCCGCCGCGCGCTCGGAACAGGTGCTGGAAGTGGCCCATCCGCGGCTGGAGCTGGCGCTGCGCAAGACGCCCCGCCCGGGCTATCAGTGCCTCAGGCTCGGCCGGGTGCTCGATCTGCGCGACGGCATCGTCACGCTTGACGACCGGGTGCCGCCGACCGCGCTGCGGCTTGCGGTGCATCCGGCCTATGACGGCTATCTCGGCCGGGTGATCGGCTGGATCGAATCGAAGCTCGACACGCTGGCGCGCTATGCCGCGGATCCCTCCTCGGGTGGCGGAATGCAGGCGGGCGACTATCTGATGCTGATGCTTCTGAACCGCGAGCTGCCGGTGCTTCGGCATCTGAAATCCATGGCCAGCGTGCATCCCGAGCGGCTTTACGAAAAGCTGGTCGGGCTGGCGGGCGAGCTGGCCACCTTCGATCAGGGCGAGCGCCGCGCCCCGGCCTACGAGGCCTATCGCCATGACGATCCCAAGGCCAGCTTTCCGCCGGTGGTGGCCGATATCCAGCGGCTGCTGGCGCGTGACGTCGGCCGCGCGGTCAGGCTGCCCCTGCAGGAGGTGCGGGCCAATTCCTATGCCGCGCTGATCAACGACCGGAACCTCTTCGCTCAGGCGACCTTCGTGCTGGAGGTCAGTTCCGGCCTGCCGCTGGCCGAGGTCCAGCAGCAGTTCCCGCAGCTTTGCAAGGTCGGTCCCTCGACCCAGATGAAGACCATCATCAACAACAACCTGCCGGGCATCGGGCTGGTGCATCTGCCCAACCCGCCGCGGCAGATCCGGGTGGTCTCGACCAATGTCTATTTCCTGCTCGACCGCTCGACCCCGCTCTGGAGCGAGTTTTCCAGCGCGCCCGCGATCGGGATGCATTTCGCGGGCAACTGGCCCGATCTCAAGCTTGAACTCTGGGCGGTGCCGGAGGGGGCGTGA